A genomic stretch from Triplophysa dalaica isolate WHDGS20190420 chromosome 4, ASM1584641v1, whole genome shotgun sequence includes:
- the LOC130419724 gene encoding zinc finger BED domain-containing protein 5-like produces MEKFLVRTNKPTDAPPAAKKLRRYDEAYLQFGFTVTADLRPQCVVCAEVLANDSMKPCKLKRHLETKHPGIKNKPAEYFKRKLDGLHQQQATISVHSTVSKQCLEASYVVAKRIGKLGKPHTIAETLILPAAQDMCRIMIGDSAAAKLGAVPLSNDTVARRIVDMSNDIREQLIEFVKKSPYYALQLDESTDIAGQAQLLTYVRYLWDKAIEEDVLFCRPLQLHTTGEAIFNVLNIFILENGLAWDRCVGLCTDGAQAMTGRERGLAARVQQVAPLVKWTHCMVHREALAAKKMPVLFDSVLNQSVKMINLIKSRPLNSRLFGVLCQEMGSGHEQLLLHTEVRWLSRGRVLQRLYELREEVKWFLTEIKSDLAKHLDDTMWLASLSYLVDIFDRLNGLNLSLQGRGTHILILADKVHAFTQKLDLWHGRISQGNCDMFPSLADFITDAGTSHDFSSLFQSASEHLSAMRKQFATYFKEDYRSFAWVRDPFVFTANELSIDMQEQLIELKSDSRLKELFNSCPLSSFWAALMQEYPELCDVAMKILLPFASTYLCEAGFSKMTALKTKYRNRAQIEDDLRLCLSNIEPRIGDLCKAKQAQVSH; encoded by the coding sequence atggagaaatttcTTGTGCGGACCAACAAGCCAACCGACGCACCACCAGCTGCAAAAAAGCTTAGAAGGTACGATGAAGCATACCTGCAGTTTGGGTTTACAGTTACGGCTGATCTGAGACctcagtgtgtcgtgtgtgccGAGGTGCTGGCAAACGACAGTATGAAGCCCTGCAAATTAAAAAGGCACCTCGAAACAAAGCATCCTGGCATTAAAAATAAGCcagctgaatattttaaaagaaagcttgaTGGCCTCCATCAGCAACAGGCAACCATTTCAGTGCACAGCACTGTGTCTAAACAGTGTTTGGAGGCATCGTATGTAGTGGCCAAAAGAATCGGTAAACTGGGTAAACCGCATACAATCGCAGAGACTCTCATTTTGCCGGCAGCGCAAGACATGTGCAGAATAATGATAGGCGATAGTGCAGCAGCCAAACTCGGTGCAGTACCACTGTCCAATGACACAGTCGCTAGGAGAATTGTAGACATGTCCAATGATATCAGAGAGCAACTGATCGAGTTTGTAAAAAAGAGTCCTTACTACGCGCTGCAGCTGGACGAATCCACTGATATTGCTGGGCAGGCACAGCTCCTCACCTATGTCAGGTATCTATGGGACAAGGCGATTGAGGAGGATGTACTGTTTTGCCGGCCTCTTCAGTTGCACACTACAGGAGAAGCCATTTTCAATgtccttaatatttttatcctAGAAAATGGTTTGGCTTGGGACCGATGCGTTGGCCTATGCACGGATGGTGCGCAAGCAATGACGGGGCGTGAGCGTGGCCTAGCTGCTCGAGTTCAGCAAGTAGCTCCACTTGTGAAATGGACACATTGCATGGTCCATCGCGAAGCACTAGCTGCTAAAAAAATGCCGGTTCTTTTTGACTCCGTGCTGAACCAATCcgtgaaaatgataaatcttaTCAAATCACGGCCGTTAAACTCTCGCTTGTTTGGGGTCCTCTGCCAGGAGATGGGGTCAGGGCACGAACAGCTGCTTCTGCACACTGAAGTTCGCTGGCTCTCCAGGGGGCGGGTGCTACAGCGGTTGTATGAGCTTCGagaggaggtgaagtggtttttgacagaaatcaaatcagatCTGGCGAAGCATCTGGATGACACTATGTGGCTTGCGTCTCTGTCCTATTTGGTCGATATATTTGACCGCTTGAATGGCCTCAACCTGTCTTTGCAAGGCCGCGGAACTCATATTTTGATCCTTGCAGACAAAGTGCACGCCTTCACACAAAAACTAGACCTCTGGCATGGCCGCATCAGTCAAGGGAACTGCGACATGTTTCCCAGCCTTGCAGACTTTATCACTGATGCAGGCACGTCACACGATTTCTCATCCCTATTTCAATCAGCGTCTGAGCACCTGTcagcaatgagaaaacaatttgCGACGTACTTTAAAGAGGATTATCGCTCTTTTGCGTGGGTTCGAGATCCGTTTGTGTTCACAGCAAACGAGCTATCAATTGATATGCAGGAACAGCTTATTGAGCTGAAGAGTGACAGTAGACTGAAGGAACTCTTTAACTCCTGCCCTCTTTCGTCATTCTGGGCAGCATTGATGCAGGAATATCCTGAACTCTGTGACGTCGCCATGAAGATTCTCCTTCCTTTCGCGTCGACATATCTGTGTGAGGCAGGATTCTCAAAAATGACTGCACTCAAAACGAAATACCGCAATCGTGCACAAATCGAGGATGATCTGAGACTATGTTTATCAAACATTGAGCCAAGAATTGGGGATCTTTGCAAGGCAAAGCAGGCTCAGGTCTCGCATTAA